In Schizosaccharomyces osmophilus chromosome 2, complete sequence, the following proteins share a genomic window:
- the rps502 gene encoding 40S ribosomal protein S5: MAASIIPQDVSLDETGHIKLFNKFPFEGVEVKDISLVDYITVGNGQPLPHTAGRFQAKRFRKARCFIVERLANSLMMNGRNNGKKLLATRIVKHAFEIIALLTDQNPLQILVDAVAACGPREDSTRIGSAGTVRRQAVDVSPLRRVNQAIALITVGAREAAFRNVKSISECLAEEIINAAKGSSNSYAIKKKDELERVAKSNR; encoded by the exons ATGGCGGCTTCCATCATTCCCCAAGATGTTTCCTTAGACGAAACAGGACATATCAAGTTGTTCAACAAGTTCCCTTTTGAGGGTGTTGAAGTTAAGGATATTTCCTTGGT TGACTATATCACTGTTGGCAATGGTCAACCTCTTCCTCACACCGCTGGCCGTTTCCAAGCCAAGCGTTTCCGTAAGGCTCGTTGCTTCATCGTCGAGCGTTTGGCCAACAGCTTGATGATGAACGGCCGTAACAACGGTAAGAAGCTTTTGGCTACTCGTATTGTCAAGCACGCTTTTGAGATCATTGCCCTCTTGACCGACCAAAACCCTCTCCAAATTTTGGTCGACGCCGTTGCCGCTTGTGGTCCTCGCGAAGACTCCACCCGTATTGGTAGCGCTGGTACAGTTCGCCGTCAAGCCGTTGACGTTTCTCCTCTTCGCCGTGTCAACCAAGCTATCGCTTTGATCACCGTTGGTGCTCGTGAGGCTGCTTTCCGTAACGTCAAGTCTATCTCTGAGTGCTTGGCTGAGGAAATCATTAACGCTGCCAAGGGTTCTTCCAACTCTTATGCCATCAAGAAGAAGGATGAACTTGAGCGTGTTGCCAAGAGCAACCGTTAA